The following proteins come from a genomic window of Palaemon carinicauda isolate YSFRI2023 chromosome 12, ASM3689809v2, whole genome shotgun sequence:
- the LOC137650489 gene encoding ubiquitin-conjugating enzyme E2 T-like — protein MAVRLGRVKKECKQLRESPPTGVSCWPEGDDLSTFNAVIFGEEGTVYDGGMFKLEIEIPEKYPFHPPNVRFVTKIYHPNIDSAGRICLDVLKLPPSGSWRPMHNLASVLTSVRLLMASPNPNDPLMTDIAEEYQYRKTQYEATAREWTSKFAKNDDSYEKSSKPGGSKSEEKRPLESEEKEDGNSSGKKIKS, from the exons ATGGCTGTTCGACTGGGGCGTGTGAAGAAAGAATGCAAGCAGTTGCGGGAATCTCCTCCTACTGGAGTTTCATGTTGGCCTGAAGGAGATGATCTCTCTACCTTCAATGCAG tTATCTTTGGTGAAGAAGGCACTGTATATGATGGTGGTATGTTCAAGCTGGAAATAGAGATTCCAGAAAA GTATCCATTTCATCCGCCAAATGTACGCTTCGTCACTAAAATATACCACCCCAACATAGACTCTGCTGGACGTATTTGTCTGGATGTTTTAAAGTTACCACCAAGTGGTAGCTGGCGTCCAATGCATAACCTTGCCAGTGTGTTAACATCAGTTCGGCTTCTTATGGCAAGTCCAAACCCAAATGATCCCTTAATGACTGACATT GCTGAAGAATACCAATACAGGAAGACACAGTATGAAGCAACAGCTCGAGAATGGACATCGAAGTTTGCCAAGAATGAT GATTCATATGAGAAATCGTCAAAACCTGGAGGTTCAAAATCAGAGGAGAAGCGACCCCTTGAATCAGAAGAGAAGGAGGATGGAAATTCCTCCGGGAAAAAGATTAAATCCTGA